In Paludibaculum fermentans, the genomic stretch TAGGAATTCAAATCGAGTGCATGCGTAAGGGCCGTTTTGACTCTCGCAAATGCGTCCTTGGAAAGCTTGCCGAGTTTCCTCTCCAGCCGGACCGTCGGAATTGACCCAAGGCCCTGCACGTTAGCGACTGATTCCCGGTCGAGGTAGGAAAGGCGTGGGAGCGGTACCTCGTAGGAGCTAGGGCGTTGCTGGGTAGTCAGCGGGACGTAGAGCACGAGAGCCCTAGGAGCGTCAGGGTCGTAACGCGAAACGATGACGACCGGTCTCGTTTTTGCGGCGAGCCCCAGGTCCGCCAGCCAAATCTCACCTGGATGCGGGTGCATCGAGGAGATCCAGGACTTCCTGCTCCACAGAACGCGAACGCAGGAGGTCGAGAACGCCGTGGTCCGCGAGTTCGATTACCTCTGAGATGCGCGCCCGCACCTGGGCCGCTGTCTCAGGTTTCCATTCCCGCAACTTCGCTTCGAGCTTTTCTGTCAACGCGTCCAC encodes the following:
- a CDS encoding type II toxin-antitoxin system PemK/MazF family toxin — its product is MHPHPGEIWLADLGLAAKTRPVVIVSRYDPDAPRALVLYVPLTTQQRPSSYEVPLPRLSYLDRESVANVQGLGSIPTVRLERKLGKLSKDAFARVKTALTHALDLNS